In Rattus rattus isolate New Zealand chromosome 3, Rrattus_CSIRO_v1, whole genome shotgun sequence, one genomic interval encodes:
- the Crh gene encoding corticoliberin gives MRLRLLVSAGMLLVALSPCLPCRALLSRGSVSGAPRAPQPLNFLQPEQPQQPQPILIRMGEEYFLRLGNLNRSPAARLSPNSTPLTAGRGSRPSHDQAAANFFRVLLQQLQMPQRPLDSSTEPAERGAEDALGGHEGALERERRSEEPPISLDLTFHLLREVLEMARAEQLAQQAHSNRKLMEIIGK, from the coding sequence ATGCGGCTGCGGCTGCTGGTGTCCGCGGGCATGCTGCTGGTGGCTCTGTCGCCCTGCCTGCCTTGCAGGGCCCTGCTGAGCAGGGGATCCGTCTCTGGAGCGCCGCGGGCCCCGCAGCCGTTGAATTTCTTGCAACCGGAGCAGCCCCAGCAACCTCAGCCGATTCTGATCCGCATGGGTGAAGAATACTTCCTCCGCCTGGGGAACCTCAACAGAAGTCCCGCTGCTCGGCTGTCCCCCAACTCCACGCCCCTCACCGCGGGTCGCGGCAGCCGCCCCTCGCACGACCAGGCTGCGGCTAACTTTTTCCGCGTGTTGCTGCAGCAGCTGCAGATGCCTCAGCGCCCGCTCGACAGCAGCACGGAGCCGGCGGAACGCGGCGCCGAGGATGCCCTCGGTGGCCACGAGGGGGCGCTGGAGAGGGAGAGGCGGTCCGAGGAGCCGCCCATCTCTCTGGATCTCACCTTCCACCTTCTGAGGGAAGTCTTGGAAATGGCCAGGGCAGAGCAGTTAGCTCAGCAAGCACACAGCAACAGGAAACTGATGGAGATTATCGGGAAATGA